Proteins co-encoded in one Papaver somniferum cultivar HN1 chromosome 5, ASM357369v1, whole genome shotgun sequence genomic window:
- the LOC113277429 gene encoding mitochondrial fission protein ELM1-like, whose product MSPQKVSSMIVKELSGHPKICIWNGEEPNPHMGHLAWADVFVITPDSVSMLKNLFMLMEQRDVHGSLKTSEGVSNNVV is encoded by the exons atgtcCCCTCAGAAG GTATCCAGCATGATAGTGAAAGAACTCagtggtcatccaaagatttgcattTGGAATGGTGAAG AGCCAAACCCACACATGGGACATTTAGCTTGGGCAGATGTGTTTGTCATCACCCCTGATTCAGTCAGTATGCTAA AAAACCTGTTCATGTTAATGGAGCAGAGAGATGTACATGGAAGTTTGAAGACTTCTGAAGGTGTCTCCAACAACGTGGTGTAA